From Halobacterium sp. R2-5, the proteins below share one genomic window:
- a CDS encoding TIGR00269 family protein — MDCTKCDREAVMHAAYSGAHLCERHLFESVERRVRRRIREDDMLPDDATPEDPETWVVGLSGGKDSVVLTDIVEETFAEDPRVELVALTIHEGIEGYRDESLAACEELVADRDVRHEVVAYADEFDVEMDDVAEDDPLDMAPCAYCGVFRRDLLARYAEEYDADKLLTGHNLDDEAETALMNIFEGNVEQVAKHFDASLGPFDERTPKEDMIPRAKPLRDVPEKEVALYAQLRDLPVHMEECPHASEAFRGEIQDLLLKLEENHPGTRHSIMAGYEELAGLAAEEYGDEDEPVGECEECGAPTTRDRCRKCALVEAVDAV; from the coding sequence ATGGACTGCACCAAGTGCGACCGCGAGGCCGTGATGCACGCGGCGTACTCCGGCGCGCACCTCTGCGAGCGCCACCTCTTCGAGAGCGTCGAGCGCCGCGTGCGGCGGCGCATCCGCGAGGACGACATGCTGCCCGACGACGCCACCCCCGAGGACCCCGAGACGTGGGTCGTCGGGCTCTCCGGCGGGAAGGACAGCGTCGTCCTCACGGACATCGTCGAGGAGACGTTCGCGGAGGACCCGCGCGTCGAACTGGTCGCGCTCACCATCCACGAGGGCATCGAGGGCTACCGCGACGAGAGCCTCGCCGCCTGCGAGGAACTCGTCGCGGACCGCGACGTCCGCCACGAGGTCGTCGCGTACGCCGACGAGTTCGACGTGGAGATGGACGACGTCGCCGAGGACGACCCGCTTGACATGGCACCCTGCGCGTACTGCGGGGTGTTCCGTCGGGACCTCCTCGCGCGGTACGCCGAGGAGTACGACGCCGACAAACTCCTCACCGGCCACAATCTCGACGACGAGGCCGAGACGGCGCTGATGAACATCTTCGAGGGGAACGTCGAACAGGTCGCGAAGCACTTCGACGCCAGCCTCGGACCGTTCGACGAGCGCACGCCCAAAGAGGACATGATTCCGCGCGCGAAGCCGCTCCGGGACGTCCCCGAGAAGGAGGTCGCGCTGTACGCCCAGCTCCGGGACCTCCCGGTCCACATGGAGGAGTGCCCGCACGCCAGTGAGGCGTTCCGCGGCGAGATCCAGGACCTGCTGTTGAAGCTGGAGGAGAACCATCCGGGGACGCGCCACTCCATCATGGCGGGCTACGAGGAGCTCGCCGGGCTCGCGGCCGAGGAGTACGGCGACGAGGACGAGCCCGTCGGCGAGTGCGAGGAGTGTGGCGCGCCGACGACGCGGGACCGCTGCCGGAAGTGCGCGCTCGTCGAAGCCGTCGACGCCGTCTGA
- the ftsZ gene encoding cell division protein FtsZ — protein sequence MQDIVQDALDNAEAEQREMDASSDGDEFGDPRIVIVGAGGAGNNTVNRLYNIGVEGADTIAINTDKQHLKMIEADTKILVGKSLTNGLGAGGDPSMGERATEMAQGTIKEVLGDADLVFVTAGMGGGTGTGAAPVVSKIAKEQGAIVVGMVSTPFNVERARTVKAEEGLEKLRDEADSIIVLDNNRLLDYVPNLPIGKAFSVMDQIIAETVKGISETITQPSLINLDYADMTAIMNQGGVAVMLVGETQDKNKTNEVVKDAMNHPLLDVDYRGASGGLVHITGGPDLTLKEAEGIADNITERLDASANVIWGARIQENYKGKVRVMAIMTGVQSAQVLGPSTQKQADKSRQELKDVDADAKQRAVDDAGSTSSEFGAHSDGGKEEVEKNNGLDVIR from the coding sequence ATGCAGGACATCGTTCAGGACGCCCTCGACAACGCCGAAGCCGAACAGCGGGAGATGGACGCGAGCAGCGACGGTGACGAGTTCGGCGACCCGCGCATCGTCATCGTGGGCGCTGGCGGCGCCGGCAACAACACGGTCAACCGGCTGTACAACATCGGCGTCGAGGGCGCCGACACCATCGCCATCAACACGGACAAACAGCACCTCAAGATGATCGAGGCCGACACGAAGATTCTCGTCGGGAAGTCCCTGACGAACGGCCTCGGCGCGGGTGGCGACCCTTCGATGGGTGAGCGCGCCACCGAGATGGCCCAGGGAACCATCAAGGAGGTGCTCGGCGACGCGGACCTCGTGTTCGTGACCGCCGGGATGGGCGGCGGTACCGGCACAGGCGCCGCGCCCGTCGTCTCGAAGATCGCCAAAGAGCAGGGCGCGATCGTCGTCGGCATGGTGTCGACGCCGTTCAACGTCGAGCGCGCCCGCACGGTGAAAGCCGAGGAGGGCCTGGAGAAGCTCCGCGACGAGGCGGACTCCATCATCGTCCTCGACAACAACCGCCTGCTCGACTACGTCCCGAACCTTCCCATCGGGAAGGCCTTCTCCGTGATGGACCAGATCATCGCGGAGACGGTCAAGGGCATCAGCGAGACCATCACCCAGCCCAGCCTCATCAACCTGGACTACGCCGACATGACCGCCATCATGAACCAGGGCGGCGTGGCGGTGATGCTGGTCGGCGAGACCCAGGACAAGAACAAGACCAACGAGGTCGTCAAGGACGCGATGAACCACCCGCTGCTGGACGTCGACTACCGCGGCGCGAGCGGCGGACTCGTCCACATCACAGGTGGCCCGGACCTCACGCTCAAAGAGGCCGAGGGCATCGCGGACAACATCACGGAACGGCTGGACGCGAGCGCGAACGTCATCTGGGGCGCGCGCATCCAGGAGAACTACAAGGGCAAGGTGCGGGTCATGGCCATCATGACCGGCGTGCAGTCCGCGCAGGTGCTCGGTCCGAGCACCCAGAAGCAGGCGGACAAGTCCCGCCAGGAGCTCAAGGATGTCGACGCCGACGCCAAGCAGCGCGCCGTCGACGATGCCGGCAGCACCTCGAGCGAGTTCGGCGCGCACTCGGACGGCGGCAAGGAAGAGGTCGAGAAGAACAACGGCCTCGACGTCATCCGGTAA
- a CDS encoding ribbon-helix-helix domain-containing protein, whose translation MERVTLRIPKQQIDEVEQMVERGKFPNRSEAIRSAVREMIDEQTDQAGTNNWAKV comes from the coding sequence ATGGAGCGTGTGACACTCCGCATTCCGAAACAGCAGATCGACGAGGTCGAACAGATGGTCGAACGGGGCAAGTTCCCGAATCGTAGCGAGGCGATTCGGTCGGCGGTCCGTGAGATGATAGACGAGCAGACCGACCAGGCCGGCACGAACAACTGGGCGAAGGTGTAA
- a CDS encoding zinc ribbon domain-containing protein, producing the protein MSKITFRADDDLVDAVDDREESKSEVMREALRTYLDGGGADEDAGGERVDDVIAERVDELVERRLAARARERDVNVNITVEPADGLRADVRSEQGAPRREPTGRGDGRPTDSGGRREQSCAQCGAALSDDHVYCPNCGEKATRRVFCECGDEVRADWSFCPHCGRRTASADALDR; encoded by the coding sequence ATGTCGAAGATAACCTTCCGGGCGGACGACGACCTCGTGGACGCCGTCGACGACCGCGAGGAGTCCAAGAGCGAGGTGATGCGCGAGGCGCTGCGTACGTACCTCGACGGCGGGGGCGCGGACGAGGACGCCGGCGGGGAGCGCGTCGACGACGTTATCGCCGAGCGCGTCGACGAACTCGTCGAGCGGCGGCTCGCCGCGAGAGCGCGCGAGCGGGACGTAAACGTGAATATCACGGTCGAGCCCGCCGACGGACTGCGTGCGGACGTTCGGAGCGAGCAGGGAGCGCCGCGCCGCGAGCCGACCGGCCGCGGCGACGGTCGTCCGACGGACAGCGGCGGCCGGCGCGAGCAGAGCTGCGCGCAGTGCGGTGCGGCGCTGTCTGACGACCACGTGTACTGTCCGAACTGCGGGGAGAAGGCGACGCGGCGCGTGTTCTGCGAGTGCGGCGACGAGGTGCGCGCGGACTGGTCGTTCTGTCCGCACTGCGGCCGGCGGACCGCGTCGGCGGACGCCCTCGATCGGTAA
- a CDS encoding sugar porter family MFS transporter, whose protein sequence is MGLTDADGALGGQSRFVYVVAAMAALNGLLFGFDTGIISGAILFINDSFSLSPLVEGIVVSGAMAGAAGGAMLGGRLADRIGRRRLILLSAVVFFAGSFLMAVAPNVPVLVAGRLVDGVAIGFASVVGPLYISEIAPPEIRGGLTSLHQLMVTIGILASYFVNYAFADAGAWRWMLGAGMVPAVVLGVGVLKMPESPRWLFSHGRPDDARRVLERTREGSVDDELAEIEETVERESGTSLRDLLAPWLRPALVVGVGLAVLQQITGINAVMYYAPTILESTGFGSTASILATVGIGAVNVAITVVAIALVDRVGRRPLLLVGTGGMTVTLAGLGVIFYLPGLSGVLGIAATVCLMLYISFFAVGLGPVFWLLISEIYPLSVRGSAEGVATVANWGANLAVSLSFPILTANVGPSWTFWLFGGFSAVALVFTYGLVPETKGRTLEAIEADLRENVAGSAGAAPHQRPDVGDD, encoded by the coding sequence ATGGGACTCACGGACGCAGACGGGGCCCTCGGCGGGCAATCCCGCTTCGTCTACGTCGTCGCCGCGATGGCCGCCCTCAACGGGCTGCTGTTCGGCTTCGACACGGGCATCATCTCGGGGGCCATCCTGTTCATCAACGACTCGTTCAGCCTCTCGCCGCTCGTCGAGGGCATCGTCGTCAGCGGCGCCATGGCGGGCGCCGCCGGCGGCGCGATGCTCGGCGGCCGGCTCGCAGACCGAATCGGGCGACGGCGGCTCATCCTGCTGTCCGCGGTCGTCTTCTTCGCGGGGTCGTTCCTGATGGCGGTCGCGCCGAACGTCCCCGTGCTCGTCGCCGGCCGGCTCGTCGACGGCGTCGCCATCGGGTTCGCCTCCGTCGTCGGCCCGCTGTACATCTCCGAGATCGCGCCGCCGGAGATCCGCGGCGGGCTCACGTCGCTGCACCAGCTGATGGTCACCATCGGCATCCTCGCGTCGTACTTCGTGAACTACGCGTTCGCGGACGCCGGCGCGTGGCGGTGGATGCTCGGCGCGGGCATGGTGCCCGCCGTCGTGCTCGGCGTCGGCGTGCTCAAGATGCCCGAGAGCCCGCGGTGGCTGTTCAGCCACGGCCGGCCCGACGACGCCCGCCGCGTCCTCGAACGCACGCGAGAGGGCAGCGTCGACGACGAACTCGCCGAAATCGAGGAGACCGTCGAACGCGAATCCGGCACCAGTCTCCGCGACCTCCTCGCGCCGTGGCTCCGGCCCGCGCTCGTCGTCGGCGTCGGCCTCGCCGTCCTCCAGCAGATCACGGGCATCAACGCGGTGATGTACTACGCGCCGACCATCCTCGAGTCCACGGGCTTCGGGAGCACGGCGTCCATCCTCGCGACGGTCGGCATCGGCGCCGTCAACGTCGCCATCACGGTCGTCGCCATCGCGCTCGTCGACCGCGTCGGCCGCCGCCCGCTGCTGCTCGTCGGCACCGGCGGGATGACCGTGACGCTCGCCGGGCTCGGCGTCATCTTCTACCTCCCCGGGCTCTCCGGCGTGCTCGGAATCGCCGCGACCGTCTGCCTGATGTTGTACATCTCCTTCTTCGCGGTCGGGCTCGGCCCCGTCTTCTGGCTGCTCATCTCCGAAATCTACCCGCTGTCGGTCCGCGGCTCCGCGGAGGGCGTCGCCACCGTCGCGAACTGGGGCGCCAACCTCGCGGTGTCGCTGTCGTTCCCGATTCTCACCGCGAACGTCGGCCCGTCGTGGACGTTCTGGCTGTTCGGCGGCTTCAGCGCCGTCGCGCTCGTGTTCACGTACGGCCTCGTCCCCGAGACGAAGGGCCGCACGCTCGAAGCCATCGAGGCCGACCTCCGCGAGAACGTCGCCGGCTCCGCGGGCGCCGCCCCACACCAGCGCCCGGACGTCGGCGACGACTGA
- a CDS encoding AAA family ATPase translates to MVEAFAVASGKGGTGKTTSTLALGMALADDYDVTVVDADTGMANLLFHAGLADVDVTLHDLLITDSGADVSDAVYERYGMRVVPCGTGLGDFREADPARLRDVVADLAADTDVLLLDSPATLASRSAVLPVVLADRAVLVVQPTIPAISDALKVQEYATSYGTGVAGTLYNKVQDPEAVERVAEQSGKYFEGATLGSIPDDDAVRSARRAGEPLLAHAPDSDAAAAYRRAADAIDVREADAESVADRFRSAVVPEQP, encoded by the coding sequence ATGGTTGAGGCGTTCGCCGTCGCCTCCGGGAAGGGCGGCACCGGGAAGACGACGAGCACGCTCGCGCTCGGGATGGCGCTCGCCGACGACTACGACGTGACGGTCGTCGACGCCGACACCGGGATGGCGAACCTGCTGTTCCACGCGGGCCTCGCGGACGTCGATGTGACCCTCCACGACCTCCTGATTACCGACAGCGGCGCCGACGTCTCGGACGCCGTCTACGAGCGCTACGGGATGCGCGTCGTTCCCTGTGGCACGGGACTCGGGGACTTCCGCGAGGCGGACCCGGCTCGGCTCCGCGACGTCGTCGCCGACCTCGCGGCCGACACGGACGTCCTCCTCCTCGATTCGCCGGCGACGCTCGCGAGCCGCAGCGCCGTCCTCCCGGTGGTGCTCGCGGACCGCGCGGTGCTCGTGGTGCAGCCGACGATTCCCGCCATCTCGGACGCACTCAAGGTCCAGGAGTACGCGACGTCGTACGGCACGGGCGTCGCCGGCACGCTCTACAACAAAGTCCAGGACCCCGAGGCGGTCGAGCGCGTCGCCGAGCAATCCGGGAAGTACTTCGAGGGCGCGACGCTCGGCTCGATCCCCGACGACGACGCGGTGCGGTCGGCGCGGCGCGCCGGTGAGCCGCTGCTCGCGCACGCGCCCGACAGCGACGCCGCGGCCGCGTACCGGCGCGCCGCCGATGCCATCGACGTCCGAGAGGCGGACGCCGAGTCGGTCGCCGACCGCTTCCGGAGCGCGGTCGTCCCGGAACAGCCATGA
- a CDS encoding FG-GAP-like repeat-containing protein: MDSTTDTQRASGARPWLTVAVVVFLAVGAASLGVSGVIDSSERVGDDPSRSDVSASQATQQDGWNSGTTPLGDAETKFEGASANDTFGAALAHGDLNGDGVEDLIVGAPENDTASGNKSGAVYVFYGPVNETDVDAASADVTLTGVDDSDRAGYSVAAGDVNDDGTDDVVVGAPLNDRNGSSAGIAYVVHGGDLPESASLAEADRKLVGASAGDRAGWAVATVNRSQGDDVLVGAPQNSSAGQNAGAVYVVSDADGENVSLADAAATLEGESSGDFAGWSVAPAGDFDGDGDRDIVVGAMNNDSNAGEAGAAYVLTANVSGTQSLSEATVKLAGDAARDHAGWSVAEAGDVNNDSYGDVVVGAPYNDQHGTSAGAAYVVHGGEDVTGTVNLTDAGTTLLGDSEDDQAGYDVSSAGSGDVTCDEYADVLVGAPGNNSTAPDAGAVYLVEGSEEPATERNLSTATAKLVGESEGDRAGQAVSDAGDATDNGSTDVLVGAPRNDSGEVDTGAAYLIAGHCPEPKEKDDDRETTEQPDTTEAPTTEKPTTEEPTTEQPTTEKTTTEAPTTTADGAPPVTEEPTTEQPTTEEPTTEEPTTEQPTTEQPTTEQPTTEAPTTEAPTTEAPTTEQPTTQAPTTEAPTTEQPTTEQPTTEQPTTEAPTTEQPTTPAPAPTTEQPTTEQPTTEAPTTEQPTTEAPTTEEPTTEAPTTEAPTTTADGAPPVTEEPTTEQPTTEQPTTEQPTTEAPTTEQPTTEAPTTEQPTTEAPTTEQPTTEAPTTEQPTTEAPTTEQPTTTTAVPEIPPPKFAGCSQIIVYSDTSVSSFEIVLYDEEGDAYSTVTVDVDDADSEYDYDQQNFGSGEEGVVGYGFEQGDEFESGIKVVGVVDYQGADYVSPNFNLDTGNCGGAGGVVEGDSFDWSDTLDSNSGLSIVNTGAAAPGAALIASVGSLGLFVRTRN, translated from the coding sequence ATGGATTCCACAACAGACACTCAGCGAGCGTCGGGAGCGCGACCGTGGCTGACAGTCGCTGTCGTCGTGTTCCTCGCCGTCGGAGCGGCGAGCCTGGGGGTCTCCGGTGTCATCGACTCCAGCGAGCGCGTCGGTGACGACCCCAGTAGAAGCGACGTGAGCGCCAGCCAAGCGACACAACAGGACGGGTGGAACTCCGGAACCACCCCACTCGGTGACGCCGAGACGAAGTTCGAGGGCGCGAGCGCCAACGACACGTTCGGAGCCGCGCTCGCCCACGGCGACCTGAACGGCGACGGCGTCGAAGACCTCATCGTCGGCGCACCCGAAAACGACACGGCCAGCGGCAACAAGTCCGGTGCCGTCTACGTCTTCTACGGCCCCGTAAACGAAACCGACGTCGACGCCGCGTCCGCCGACGTCACGCTCACCGGCGTCGACGACAGCGACCGCGCCGGCTACTCCGTCGCCGCCGGCGACGTCAACGACGACGGCACCGACGACGTCGTCGTCGGCGCGCCACTGAACGACCGAAACGGCTCGTCGGCGGGGATCGCGTACGTCGTCCACGGCGGCGACCTCCCCGAGAGTGCGTCCCTGGCTGAAGCCGACCGGAAGCTCGTCGGCGCGAGCGCGGGCGACCGCGCCGGCTGGGCGGTCGCCACCGTGAACCGCTCTCAGGGTGACGACGTGCTCGTCGGCGCACCACAGAACAGCTCCGCGGGCCAGAACGCGGGCGCCGTCTACGTCGTCTCCGACGCGGACGGCGAGAACGTGTCCCTCGCGGACGCGGCGGCGACACTCGAAGGCGAGAGCTCCGGCGACTTCGCGGGCTGGTCAGTCGCACCCGCCGGTGACTTCGACGGCGACGGCGACCGGGACATCGTCGTCGGCGCGATGAACAACGACTCGAACGCCGGCGAGGCGGGCGCAGCGTACGTCCTCACCGCGAACGTCTCCGGGACGCAGTCGCTGTCCGAGGCGACCGTGAAGCTCGCCGGGGACGCGGCCCGCGACCACGCGGGCTGGTCGGTCGCCGAAGCCGGTGACGTGAACAACGACAGCTACGGCGACGTTGTCGTCGGCGCGCCGTACAACGACCAGCACGGCACGTCGGCCGGCGCAGCCTACGTCGTCCACGGCGGCGAGGACGTCACCGGGACGGTGAATCTGACGGACGCCGGCACCACGCTGCTCGGCGACAGCGAGGACGACCAGGCCGGCTACGACGTCTCGTCGGCGGGATCGGGTGACGTGACCTGTGACGAGTACGCGGACGTGCTCGTCGGCGCACCCGGGAACAACTCGACGGCGCCGGACGCGGGCGCCGTCTACCTCGTCGAGGGTAGCGAGGAGCCCGCCACCGAGCGCAATCTCTCGACGGCGACCGCGAAGCTCGTCGGCGAAAGCGAGGGTGACCGCGCGGGCCAGGCGGTGTCCGACGCCGGAGACGCGACCGACAACGGGAGCACGGACGTGCTCGTCGGCGCACCGCGCAACGACTCCGGCGAGGTCGACACCGGCGCGGCGTACCTGATCGCAGGCCACTGCCCCGAGCCGAAAGAGAAAGACGACGACAGAGAGACGACCGAGCAACCGGACACGACCGAAGCACCGACCACCGAGAAACCAACCACCGAAGAACCCACGACTGAACAGCCGACCACCGAGAAGACGACCACTGAAGCGCCAACTACGACAGCCGATGGCGCCCCGCCCGTGACCGAGGAACCGACGACGGAGCAACCGACCACTGAGGAACCAACCACCGAAGAACCCACGACTGAGCAACCGACGACGGAACAGCCAACCACCGAACAGCCGACGACAGAGGCGCCAACTACCGAAGCACCGACCACGGAAGCACCAACTACCGAGCAGCCAACGACCCAAGCGCCGACGACGGAGGCGCCGACCACTGAGCAGCCGACCACCGAGCAGCCGACCACCGAACAACCGACCACTGAAGCCCCTACGACCGAACAGCCGACCACTCCAGCACCGGCACCAACTACCGAGCAGCCGACAACGGAACAACCGACTACCGAAGCACCCACGACTGAACAGCCGACTACCGAAGCACCCACCACTGAGGAACCAACCACCGAGGCACCGACCACCGAAGCGCCAACTACGACAGCCGATGGCGCCCCGCCCGTGACCGAGGAACCGACGACGGAGCAACCGACGACGGAACAGCCAACCACCGAACAGCCAACGACAGAGGCGCCAACTACCGAGCAGCCGACCACGGAAGCACCAACCACCGAACAGCCAACGACAGAGGCGCCAACTACCGAGCAGCCGACCACGGAAGCACCGACCACCGAACAGCCAACGACAGAGGCACCAACCACCGAACAGCCGACCACTACTACGGCCGTGCCCGAAATCCCCCCACCGAAGTTCGCCGGGTGTAGTCAGATTATCGTCTACTCCGACACGTCCGTGAGCTCCTTCGAAATCGTGTTGTACGACGAGGAGGGTGACGCGTACAGCACGGTCACTGTGGACGTTGACGACGCTGATTCGGAGTACGACTACGACCAGCAGAACTTCGGGAGCGGTGAAGAGGGCGTCGTCGGCTACGGATTCGAGCAGGGCGACGAGTTCGAGTCCGGCATCAAGGTCGTCGGCGTCGTCGACTACCAGGGGGCCGACTACGTGAGCCCGAACTTCAACCTTGATACGGGGAACTGTGGCGGAGCTGGCGGTGTAGTCGAAGGTGATTCGTTCGACTGGTCGGACACCCTGGACTCCAACAGTGGACTCTCCATCGTGAACACCGGCGCGGCCGCGCCGGGCGCAGCGCTCATCGCGTCCGTGGGCTCTCTCGGGCTGTTCGTCCGCACCCGCAACTGA
- a CDS encoding type IV pilin, with protein MSGRAQSNVVGVAVLLGVTVVALGLLTAGVGNVVDQHAAASDAQRVAGDLDEALQPVETTGVRRGTVSFTSGSLETLDREVRVLDSGGVVATVDANALRFSAGDRGATYLAGSVLAHGAGWSRTRTPVSVTADPDVLVVSVPALEGDVSRTATGGVTYTLRSNVSHDRRDLGRGGYRVAVETAHTDAVREQFEQLNATVSQRDVDGDGTPSVIADFPGSRTAYVVVHETGVTVT; from the coding sequence GTGAGCGGTCGCGCGCAGTCGAACGTCGTCGGCGTCGCCGTCCTGCTCGGGGTGACCGTGGTCGCGCTCGGCCTGTTGACCGCCGGCGTCGGCAACGTCGTCGACCAGCACGCCGCCGCCAGCGACGCCCAGCGGGTCGCCGGCGACCTCGACGAGGCGCTCCAGCCCGTCGAGACAACGGGCGTGCGCCGCGGCACCGTCTCGTTCACGAGCGGCAGCCTGGAGACGCTGGACCGCGAGGTTCGCGTGCTCGACAGCGGCGGCGTCGTCGCGACCGTCGACGCGAACGCGCTCCGGTTCTCCGCCGGCGATCGCGGCGCCACCTATCTCGCCGGGTCCGTGCTCGCGCACGGCGCCGGCTGGTCGCGCACGCGGACGCCGGTGTCCGTGACCGCCGACCCGGACGTGCTCGTCGTGAGCGTGCCAGCACTGGAGGGCGACGTATCACGGACAGCGACCGGCGGCGTGACGTACACGCTGCGGTCGAACGTCTCCCACGACCGCCGGGACCTCGGGCGCGGCGGCTACCGCGTCGCCGTCGAGACGGCGCACACCGACGCCGTCCGCGAGCAGTTCGAGCAGCTGAACGCCACCGTCAGCCAGCGGGACGTCGACGGCGACGGCACGCCGAGCGTGATAGCCGACTTCCCGGGGTCGCGGACCGCGTACGTCGTCGTCCACGAGACGGGGGTGACGGTGACGTGA
- a CDS encoding type II secretion system F family protein, giving the protein MSATLGVLDRALYALFARKADRSRHDADRKRYRASRLTVSFDVFLARVYGASWLAFAAGGALAATAVALLFPPESLGPVVEPSPFTPSLTAAVVVGLPTGVVAKHATVRLGGHYLGWRARSRRSDIAGTLPGAVRYLSVLASGTTDERELLSRVADRPAAYGETAAAFQDVLNTAELTGSVDRGLRVVARDTPSRELLAPFLLKLREHAAQGPDAVAQYLELESRMLANSRERTRERAAGFLELVAELFIVLLVLPALLVIVATVLSVLAPGLGRTVATPVGTATVRELLVYGSGGFVLVVGALAAYIVESMRPRGFAWSGHRRSSGLGVLANATRNPADAAVVLALPALAVGAALWEGGFRPANVALLAYVAFTVPVGLVAARRARIDDAKDREIQDFVHAVSGHVSLGRPFGEAVERVARDVDAGPLNPDVRDLAFNLGVATRGEDVRAAALDRFVERVDTQLAAQTVGLVSGALDAGSDADAAFEALQAEVGRLYHEKRALRSRLLVYVAVGWTTAVLVVGITVAVNLSVLDSFAQLSSVSNAASAGGLAIDPDAVDLERDRYRFYLVTQATMLSCGWFAGAASRGRYDALLHSGLLVAFAYAVFAGVGML; this is encoded by the coding sequence GTGAGCGCGACGCTTGGCGTCCTTGACCGCGCGCTGTACGCGCTGTTCGCGCGCAAAGCCGACCGCTCGCGCCACGACGCCGACCGGAAGCGCTACCGCGCGAGCCGGCTGACCGTGAGCTTCGACGTCTTCCTCGCGCGCGTCTACGGCGCGTCCTGGCTGGCGTTCGCGGCCGGCGGCGCGCTCGCTGCGACGGCCGTCGCGCTCCTATTCCCGCCAGAATCGCTCGGCCCCGTCGTCGAACCGTCACCGTTCACGCCGTCGCTCACCGCCGCGGTCGTCGTCGGGCTGCCGACGGGCGTCGTCGCGAAACACGCTACCGTACGGCTCGGCGGCCACTACCTCGGGTGGCGCGCCCGCAGCCGCCGCTCGGACATCGCGGGCACGCTCCCCGGCGCCGTCCGCTACCTCTCCGTGCTCGCCTCCGGCACTACGGACGAGCGCGAACTGCTCTCGCGGGTCGCCGACCGGCCGGCCGCGTACGGCGAGACCGCGGCCGCGTTCCAGGACGTCCTCAACACCGCCGAACTCACGGGGAGCGTCGACCGCGGACTGCGCGTCGTCGCCCGCGACACGCCGAGCCGGGAGCTACTCGCACCGTTCCTCCTGAAGCTCCGCGAGCACGCCGCCCAGGGCCCGGACGCGGTCGCGCAGTACCTCGAACTCGAATCGCGGATGCTCGCGAACAGCCGCGAACGCACCCGCGAGCGCGCCGCCGGCTTCCTCGAGCTCGTCGCCGAGCTGTTCATCGTGTTGCTCGTGCTCCCCGCGCTCCTGGTCATCGTCGCTACCGTCCTGAGCGTGCTCGCGCCCGGACTCGGACGGACCGTCGCGACGCCGGTCGGGACCGCGACCGTTCGCGAGCTGCTCGTGTACGGCAGCGGCGGGTTCGTGCTCGTCGTCGGCGCGCTCGCCGCCTACATCGTGGAGTCGATGCGGCCGCGCGGGTTCGCTTGGAGCGGCCACCGGCGCTCGTCGGGGCTCGGCGTGCTCGCGAACGCCACACGGAACCCCGCCGACGCCGCCGTCGTCCTCGCCCTGCCCGCGCTCGCGGTCGGCGCCGCGCTCTGGGAGGGCGGATTCCGGCCGGCGAACGTCGCCCTGCTGGCGTACGTCGCGTTCACCGTTCCGGTCGGTCTCGTGGCGGCCCGGCGTGCACGCATCGACGACGCGAAAGACCGCGAGATCCAGGACTTCGTCCACGCCGTCTCCGGGCACGTCAGCCTCGGGCGGCCGTTCGGGGAGGCCGTCGAGCGCGTCGCCCGCGACGTCGACGCCGGCCCGCTGAACCCGGACGTCCGGGACCTCGCGTTCAACCTCGGCGTCGCCACGCGCGGCGAGGACGTGCGCGCGGCCGCCCTCGACCGGTTCGTCGAGCGCGTCGACACCCAGCTCGCCGCCCAGACCGTCGGGCTCGTCTCCGGTGCGCTCGACGCTGGCAGCGACGCCGACGCCGCCTTCGAGGCGCTGCAGGCGGAAGTCGGGCGGCTCTACCACGAGAAGCGCGCGCTGCGCTCGCGGCTGCTCGTCTACGTCGCGGTCGGGTGGACGACCGCCGTCCTCGTCGTCGGCATCACGGTCGCCGTGAACCTCTCGGTCCTCGACAGCTTCGCGCAGCTGTCGTCGGTGTCGAACGCCGCCAGCGCCGGCGGGCTCGCCATCGACCCGGACGCGGTCGACCTCGAACGCGACCGCTACCGGTTCTACCTCGTGACGCAGGCGACGATGCTCTCCTGCGGGTGGTTCGCGGGCGCCGCGAGCCGCGGCCGGTACGACGCGCTCCTGCACTCGGGGCTCCTGGTGGCGTTCGCGTATGCCGTCTTCGCGGGGGTGGGGATGCTGTGA